The following are encoded in a window of Thermodesulfobacteriota bacterium genomic DNA:
- a CDS encoding class I SAM-dependent methyltransferase yields the protein MTQTSAPCPVCGGTATEPFTVQRGYAWERCGGCGLLALRPQPSRQELARAYRDYLPRDPGGVQDWQCLMADVFREALARLEPARRPGGRLLDVGCAYGFFVEQARAAGWDARGIDLSEHAVAAARSRGLPVERVALEEADFPAEGFDAVTLFYVLEHVPDPADTVRRVFRWLRPGGQLLLRVPHTAPLVSVLGALGVRNELLDPPYHLWDFSPATLRALLEGAGFTRVEIFPGASTRPAGAPNLALTKAAGGLAQALHAASRGRWLLPGVSKTTVARRPAG from the coding sequence GTGACCCAGACCTCTGCCCCCTGCCCGGTCTGCGGCGGAACGGCGACGGAGCCCTTCACGGTCCAGCGGGGCTATGCCTGGGAGCGCTGCGGCGGCTGCGGCCTGCTGGCCCTGCGGCCCCAGCCCTCGCGGCAGGAGCTGGCCCGGGCGTACCGGGACTACCTGCCCCGGGACCCGGGCGGCGTGCAGGACTGGCAGTGCCTCATGGCCGACGTCTTCCGCGAGGCCCTGGCCCGGCTCGAGCCGGCCCGGCGCCCGGGCGGCCGCCTGCTGGACGTGGGGTGCGCCTACGGGTTCTTCGTGGAGCAGGCCCGGGCAGCGGGCTGGGACGCCCGGGGCATCGACCTCTCGGAGCACGCCGTGGCAGCGGCCCGGTCCCGGGGGCTGCCGGTGGAGCGGGTGGCGCTGGAGGAGGCGGACTTCCCGGCGGAGGGATTCGACGCGGTGACCCTCTTCTACGTGCTGGAGCACGTCCCCGATCCGGCGGACACGGTGCGGCGGGTGTTCCGGTGGCTCCGGCCCGGCGGGCAGCTCCTGCTCCGGGTGCCCCACACGGCGCCGCTGGTCTCGGTGCTGGGCGCCTTGGGCGTCCGCAACGAGCTCCTGGACCCTCCCTATCACCTCTGGGACTTCTCGCCGGCCACCCTGCGGGCGCTCCTGGAAGGGGCGGGGTTCACCCGGGTGGAGATCTTTCCCGGGGCGTCGACGCGCCCCGCTGGAGCCCCCAACCTGGCCCTGACCAAGGCCGCGGGCGGGCTCGCTCAGGCGCTCCACGCGGCCAGCCGGGGACGCTGGCTCCTGCCCGGGGTGAGCAAGACCACCGTGGCCCGCCGGCCAGCAGGTTAG
- the fabZ gene encoding 3-hydroxyacyl-ACP dehydratase FabZ, whose protein sequence is MIPPPWRVLPHGPRFLFVDRLLELEPGTRAVGRKLVTANEALLTGHFPGNPIFPGVLLLEALAQVGGIAWLGSAPAGTGAVLAGVSGARFRRPVLPGDAVDLEARVIRVLGTTARVQGTARVEGEEAASAELTLARGRA, encoded by the coding sequence ATGATCCCCCCGCCGTGGCGGGTGCTCCCCCACGGACCCCGCTTCCTCTTCGTGGACCGCCTCCTGGAGCTGGAGCCGGGAACGCGCGCGGTGGGGCGAAAGCTGGTCACGGCCAACGAGGCGCTCCTCACGGGCCACTTCCCGGGCAACCCGATCTTCCCCGGCGTGCTCCTCCTGGAGGCCCTGGCCCAGGTGGGGGGGATCGCCTGGCTGGGCAGCGCGCCGGCGGGCACCGGGGCGGTGTTGGCCGGGGTGAGCGGCGCCCGGTTTCGGCGCCCGGTCCTGCCCGGCGACGCGGTGGACCTGGAGGCACGGGTGATCCGGGTGCTGGGCACCACGGCCCGGGTGCAGGGGACCGCCCGGGTCGAGGGGGAGGAAGCAGCGAGCGCGGAGCTGACCCTGGCGCGGGGAAGGGCGTGA
- a CDS encoding phosphopantetheine-binding protein produces the protein MELTRRVQEMIVQQLRLTLDAAEIGEDVPLFGAGGLGFDSVDALELVLGMEQHFGVDIPDEEVGRRVLQTVRTMADFVRERQAGAA, from the coding sequence ATGGAGCTCACGCGGCGGGTCCAGGAGATGATCGTCCAGCAGCTGCGCCTGACGCTGGACGCTGCCGAGATCGGCGAGGACGTCCCCCTGTTCGGGGCCGGGGGCCTGGGCTTCGACAGCGTGGACGCGCTCGAGCTGGTCCTCGGCATGGAGCAGCACTTCGGGGTCGACATCCCGGACGAGGAGGTCGGGCGCCGGGTGCTCCAGACCGTGCGCACCATGGCCGACTTCGTCCGGGAGCGGCAGGCCGGCGCGGCATGA